The genomic interval GCCTCGACGCCGAAGGCGTCGCACAGAATGCGGTGAAACTCCTCCTTGGGAATCTCTTCGCGGTATCCCTTCATGCCGCCGGTCTCCATGACGATGGTGTCCCGCAGTTTCGGGGCATATTGTTCGGCCAGGTCCCACAGCGCATAGCTCACGCCCAGCAGGATTTTGGGCTTCGGGTCGGCGGCCATGTCGCGCAGCAGGGCATCGTAATCATCGAGGTAGAAGCCTCCCGACCCGCAGTCGGCAATGAGCCGGTCGGCCATGTAGACGAGCGACGAACCCTTGCGGCGGAGGTAGTTCGGCAGCAGTGCGTAGAGGCTCCAGCGGGCCGGATCGCCGTAGAAGGTGCGGAACGCCCCGCGGAATGCCCTCTCGTAGAGGGCCAGCGAGCGCATCGGATGGCGTGAAGGGGTCATGCCCGTCGTTGCCGACGAGGTGAAGACCGCTTCGGGCTCCGCATCGCCGCAGTAGACCTCGTGGCTCTTGAAGAGCTCGATCGGCAGGAACGGGATCCGTCGGAATTCGCGGACCTGCTGCGGTTCGATGCCGAGGCGTCCGAGATACTCGCGGTAGGGCGGGCACGCTGCGGCCTGGATGCGGAACAGAGCCAGGGCCGCGGTTTCGAATGCCGTTGCATCGTTTCCGGACAGGCGGAATATGTCGTCGGTGGTGATCATCGATACAAAGGTACGCAAAAAAGAGGATAAAACGGCCATCCCCGAAGGGTTCGGTGCCTCCGGGGACGGTACTTTCCATACGTTCCGGTCCGTGACCGGTGCAGCTTGCTACTTTTTCGACTTCGGTGCAAGCATCATGTTCATCTTCTTGCCGTCGAGCTTGGGCATCATCTCCACCTTGGCGACATCCTCCAGATCGGTGGCGAAGCGCAGCAGCAGAATCTCGCCCTGCTCCTTGAAGACGATCGAACGCCCGCGGAAGAAGACATAAGCCTTCACCTTTGCCCCCTCCTTGAGGAAGTTCTGCGCGTGCTTGAGCTTGAAGTTGTAGTCGTGGTCGTCGGTCTGGGGCCCGAAACGGATCTCCTTGACGACGACTTTCGTCTGGTTTGCCTTCAACTCCTTGGCCTTCTTCTTCTGCTGGTAGAGGAACTTCTGGTAGTCGGCGATGCGGCAGACGGGCGGTTCGGCCTTCGGGGAGATCTCGATCAGGTCGAGCTCCAGTTCGTCGGCCAGGCGCAGCGCGTCGCGGATCGGCATCACCTGTGCCTGAGGCACGTTGTCGCCCACCACACGCACTTCGGGTACCGTAATCTGTTCGTTGATCCGGTGGGGATTCTCCTTTTCGGGCAACCGGCGTCCGTGGGGATTGTTGCCCGTTGCCGGTTTCGGTCTGTTATTCCCGGGGTTGAACGGCCGCGGCGGGAATGGTTTCGGTGCTGCGATAGTTGTACGTATTTAAGTTAATAATGTGTTGTCTTTGTGTGCGGGGCTCAGTCCTTGACGATCTTGTTGGCCTCGACCTCCTGCTTGACCAGTCCGGTCAGGAAGTCGCGGAAGCCCTCCATCGACATCTGTCCCTTGTCACCTTCGCCCTGGGCGCGGACCGAGACCAGCCCTTCGGCCTCCTCCTTCTCGCCGACGATCAGCAGGTAGGGGATGCGTTTGATCTCGTTGTCGCGGATCTTGCGCCCGATCTTCTCGTTGCGGTCGTCGACCTCCGTGCGGACATCGTAGCGGTTCAGGTATTCGGCCACGCGCTGCGCGTAGTCGTTGAACTTCTCCGAGATCGGAAGTACCACAACCTGCTGGGGCGAGAGCCACAGCGGGAACTTGCCGCCCGTATGCTCCAACAGTACGGCCACGAACCGCTCCATCGAGCCGAACGGCGCGCGGTGGATCATGATCGGGCGGTGGAGTTTGTCGTCAGCGCCCTTGTAGGTGAGGTCAAAGCGCTCCGGGAGGTTGTAGTCTACCTGGATCGTTCCGAGTTGCCACTTGCGGCCGATGGCGTCCTTGACCATGAAGTCGAGTTTCGGGCCGTAGAAGGCGGCCTCGCCGTATTCGACCACCGTATTGAGGCCCTTCTCCTTGGCGGCCTGCATGATGGCCGACTCGGCCTTCTCCCAGTTTTCGTCCGAACCGATGTACTTCTCCTTGTTGTTCGGGTCGCGCAGCGAGATCTGGGCCGTGTAGCTGTCGAACTTCAGCGTCTTGAAGATGTAGAGCACGATGTCGATCACGCGCTCGAACTCTTCGAGCAGCTGGTCGGGCCGTACGAAGAGGTGGGCGTCGTCCTGCGTGAACCCGCGGACGCGGGTCAACCCGTGGAGCTCACCCGACTGCTCGTAGCGGTAGACCGTACCGAATTCGGCCAGACGCACCGGCAGCTCCTTGTACGAACGGGGCTTCGAGCGGTAGATTTCGCAGTGGTGCGGGCAGTTCATCGGTTTGAGCAGATACTCTTCGCCCTCGATTGGGGTATGGATGGGCTGGAAGGAGTCCTTGCCGTACTTGGCGTAGTGGCCCGAGGTGACGTAGAGCTCCTTGTTGCCGATGTGCGGGGTGATGACCTGCTGGTATCCGTACTCCTTCTGGACGTTGCGCAGGAACTGTTCGAGGCGGTCGCGCAGGGCGGCGCCCTTGGGCAGCCAGAGGGGCAGTCCCTGGCCCACGCGTTGCGAGAAGGTGAAGAGTTCGAGGTCCTTGCCCAGTTTGCGGTGGTCGCGCTTCTTGGCCTCCTCCATCATGGCGAGGTACTCGTCGAGCATCGACTTCTTGGGGAACGAGATGCCGTAGATACGCGTCAGCATCTTGTTCTTCTCGTTGCCGCGCCAGTAGGCACCGGCCACCGAGGTGAGCTTGATGGCCTTGATGTAACCCGTATTGGGGATGTGCGGCCCGCGGCAGAGGTCCGTGAAGGCGCCGTTGGTATAGAACGAAATGGTACCGTCCTCCAGGGCGGTGATCAACTCGACTTTGTACTGGTCGCCCTTCTCGGTGAAGGTTTTCAGGGCTTCGGCCTTGGGCACTTCGCGCCGGACGAGCGGCTCCTTGTTGCGGGCGAGTTCGACCATTTTGTTTTCGATCGTGGCGAGATCGGCTTCGGTGATGGGCGTCGGGCTGTCGACGTCGTAGTAGAAACCGTTCTCGATAGCCGGGCCGATACCGAACTTGATGCCCGGATAGAGGGCTTCGAGGGCTTCGGCCAGCAGGTGTGACGACGTGTGCCAGAAGGCGTGCTTGCCCTCCTCGTCGTCCCATTTGTAGAATTTGATCGAGGCATCCGCTTCGATCGGGCGCATCATGTCCGTGGTTGCGCCGTTTACCGAGGCCGCCAGGGAGTCAGCAGCTAAACGAGGGCTGATGCTCTCTGCGATCTGGTACGCAGTCGTCCCTTCGGCATATTCGCGAACCGAGCCGTCGGGAAAAGTGATTTTGATCATAAAGTTTTTATCATTAAAATTTTCGGGGCCTTCGGCGCTTCCACAATTACGAGACGGAATACACCTCCGGTTTGCCCGGTATTTTCGTGTTTGTGTTTACTCATTGGCGGCGCGGAGCCTCCCGGCAATCGGGACGGCAGCGACACCCTCCCCTCTGATTACTCCCTGGCGGCGGTGCGGGCCTTCCAGCCCCCCCCCTCTCCTGATTACTCCCTGGCGGCGGCCTGCGGCGGCTCCTTCACCGTGGTGTCGCGGCTCGACTTCTCCCGTTCGGCCCGCGGCAGCGGGTTCGACGACCATTCGGCCCAGGCCGTCCGGTTGCGTACGATGTCGATGGCCGTGTAGATGGCGTTGCGCATCGACTGCGCATCGGCCTTGTCCTTCCCGGCGATGTCGAAGGCCGTGCCGTGGTCGGGCGAGGTGCGCACGGCCGCAAGTCCGGCGGTGAAGTTCACACCGTCGGGAAAGAGGCTCTTGAACGGGGCCAATCCCTGATCGTGGTACATGGCCAGGATGCCGTCGTACTTGGCGTACCCGCCTCCGGCGAAGAGCCCGTCGGCGGCAAAGGGCCCGAAGGCCAGTATGCCCTCGCGGAAAGCCTCGACGATGGCCGGGCGGATGATCTCCTGCTCCTCGCGGCCCAGCAGTCCGCCGTCTCCGGCGTGGGGGTTGAGGGCCATCACGGCGATGCGGGGCTCCACGATGCCGAAATCGGCGATGAGCGAACGGCGCAGGATCCGCAGATCCTCGACGATCTTCTCCTGCGAGATGCCTGCGGCGATCTCCGACACGGGGATGTGCTTGGTGACGAGCCCCACGCGCAGCACGTCGCTGCACATGATCATCATCGACTCGCCTTCGAGTTCCGCAGCGAGGTATTCCGTGTGTCCCGTGTACCGGAACTCGTCGCTCTGGACGGTCTCCTTGTCGAAGGGTGCGGTCACCAGTGCGTCGAGCTCTCCCGCCTTGAGGTCGCGCATTGCGGTGCGCAGGGCCTCGACGGCCGCACGCCCCGCTTCGGGGGTCGGCTGCCCGGGCTGTACTTCGGCGATCTCGCCGCACGCCACGAGGTTGATCCTCCCCCGCCGGGCTTCGGCGGCCGAACTCACGGGTGTGTAGGAGAACTGCTCGATCTCCGCAATGCTGTCCCGGTAGCAGGCGGCGGCTTTGGGCGATCCGTAGAGGACCGGGGTGAAGAGCTCCGTGATCCGCGGATCGGCCAGGGCCTTGATGATCACCTCCCAGCCGATGCCGTTGGGGTCGCCTTGCGTGATGCCTATTCTGTATTTCTGTTCGGTCATAAATGGCTTCTTGGTTGCCGGGCGGGCCGCTCTTCGGATGAAAAACCGGGCCGGGGCCGCTAAATGCAACTGTTACAACCTACAAAGGTATAAAAATTCGGAATACCAACGCTTCGGAACGGGATAAAAATGCGATTTCTCCCTTCGGAACTGCTATTTCTCGCTCCGGATGGCGGTTTGACGCCGGAATTCGGCACAGACGATTCCCGTCGCCATGGCGACGTTGAGCGATTCCGAACCGCGGCGGTCGGCGGGCCAGGGCGGGATGAAGAGTTTGCGGGTGACGCTCCGTGCCACGGCTTCGGTCACGCCGCGGCCCTCGTTGCCCATGACGACGATCCCCGTCGGTGAAAGCTCCTCGGTGTAGATATTCTCCCCTTCGAGAAAGGTCCCGTAGACGGGAATCCCCCCGGCGGCAGCCTCCGCAAGCAACGGCGCCAACGGCACGTAATGGACCCTCACGCGCAGGATGGCGCCCATCGTGGCCTGTACGACCTTCGGGTTGAAGCAGTCGGCCGTGCCCTCCGAGCAGAGGATGTCCCGAATGCCGAACCAGTCGGCCAGCCGGATGATCGTCCCCACGTTGCCGGGGTTCTGCACCTCGTCGAGCGCCAGGGTGAGCTGCCCCCGCAGGTCGGCGGTTTTCAGCCCGTAATGCGGGATCTCGACCAGCGCCACCGAGTTCGAGGGGGTTTTCAGCTGCGAGAGACGCTCCATGTCGCGCGGGGTGACCACCTCGACCTCCTCTCCGGCGAAGATCCCCTCCAACGCATAGATCCTACGCACGCGCAGATGCGATGCGCGCAGTTCGCCGATGAGCTTCTCGCCCTCGGCCAGGAAGAGTCCGTGTTCCGCACGGCCGCGCTTGTCGGCCAGCGAGCGGACGAGTTGGATTTCGGCTTTCGTCATGGCTCCTTTTCAATGGTGTAGGTGACGCCCTCGGTGGCGGGCCACGTCTCCGGGAACAACGCCCGGGCCTCCTCGACCAATACACCCTCGTCCTTGTAACGCGACGAGTAGTGGCCGATGACGAGCCGCCGGGCTCCGGCTTTCAGAGCCGCTTTCGCCGCATCGACGGTCGTCGAGTGGCCCCGGTCGCGAGCCGACCGCTGTTCGGCGGCGGCGTACGTGGCTTCGTGGTACATCAGGTCGACCCCGGCGCAGAGCCCGGCGGCGCGCGCCGAGAAGTTCGTATCCGAGAGGTAGGCGTACGACCGCGCCCGGTAGGGGCGGTAGGTGAGTTCCCCGTTGGGGATCACCTCGCCCGTCTCCGTCACGATCTCCTCGCCGCGCTTGGCGGCGGTGATCTGCGCGATCGAGAGCCCGTATTTCACGATCTTGAACTTGTCGACATTCAGCGGCGGCTCCTTCTCGCGGAAGAGGAACCCGGCGCACGGCACCCGGTGGCGCAGCGGAATGCTCCACACCTCGACCGTGCGGTTTTCGAAAAGCAGGGCGTGCTTCGTGGTCCGTACCTCGTGCCATACGACCTCGTAGGGGAGCTCCGCGTCGAAGAAGCGCAGGTGCGTTTCGAGCATCTCGCCGAACGGTGCCGGGGCATAGACGTCGAGCGGCGTGCGGCGCCCGTAGAGCCCCAGCGTCGAGATCAGCGGGAAGAGCCCGAACACATGGTCTCCGTGGAGGTGCGAGATGAAGACGGCGCGGATTTTCAGCGGGTTGATGCCGCAGCGGATCAGCTGCTGCTGCACGCCCTCGCCCGCATCCACCAGATAATGCTGCTCGTGGATGTTCACCGCCTGCCCCGAGGGGTGGCGGCTCGGGGTGGGCTTGGCCGAGGCGCAGCCGAGGATGGTTACCGCGAAGCTCATGGGGCTATTTCTTGTTCTTGTACTTGATGAATGTTGCTTTCAGCCGATACGAAACCCTCTCGTCGCGTTTGGTTGTCGCCGTGCGGGTGCTGCTGCCGTCGCTGTTCTGTTCGATATGCTCGGTGGTCGTGTAGGTCGGGCTGGTGACCGATTGACCTATGCCTTCGAAAACCACGGCGTCGGCACCCTTCTCGCAGGCCTCTTTCTCAATGACGCTTTGCGCTTTTTCGAGTGTGCCGAAGAGGTGGGGCGTTGCCAGGATGTGGCCCATGGTCTCGTAACCTTCGGGCACGTCGTTCCAGCTGAAAAAGAGTTCCGGAGAGTTGGTTGCCGGATAGGCCTTGCCGATGTAGGTGGTCTCAACAGCACAGGATCCGGTCGCACAGACAGCGCACAAGGCGCCCAGAAACATCGGAATGCGTTTCATCGTATTATATTTTTTGTGGTTTTATCGCAGCAGGAATCGTTCGCAGTCCAGGGCGGCGACGCAGCCCGACCCGGCGGCCGTGATGGCCTGCCGATAGTGGGGATCCTTCACGTCGCCGGCGGCGAAGACGCCTTCGACCGAGGTTTTCGAGGTGTTGCCCTCGACCTTGATATACCCCTCCTCATTGAGATCGAGCTGTCCGGCAAAGAGTTCCGTATTGGGATGGTGGCCGATGGCGAGGAAGAAGCCCGCGATGTCGATCGTGTGCTCCACGCCGTCGTTGCGGCGCAGCAGGGCGCCCGTCACGCCGGAGTCGTCGCCCAGCACCTCGACGGTGTTGTGCTCGAAGAGCACCTCGATGTTGGGGGTGTTGAAGACGCGCTCCTGCATCGCCTTCGAGGCGCGCAGGAAGGGCTTGCGGACGATCATGTAGACCTTGCGGCACAGCGAAGCCAGATAGGTGGCCTCCTCGCAGGCCGTGTCGCCGCCGCCGACCACCGCGACATCCTTCTTGCGGTAGAAGAACCCGTCGCACGTGGCGCAGGCACTCACGCCCTGCCCGCGGAATTTCGTCTCGGAGGGCAGCCCGAGGTATTTGGCCGTGGCGCCCGTCGAGATGATGAGGCTTTCGGCCAGCAGCTCCTTTTCGCCGTCGACCTCCGCGCGGAAGGGTCGGGCCGAGAGGTCGACCTTCGTGATCGTTCCCGCACGCAGGTCGGCACCGAGGCGTTCGGCCTGGGCCCGCATCCGCGACATCAGTTCCGGGCCGTCGATCCCTTCGGGGAATCCCGGGAAGTTCTCGACTTCGGTGGTCGTGGTGAGTTGCCCGCCCGGCTCGATACCCTCGTAGAGTACCGGCGCCAGGTTGGCACGCGACAGATAGATGGCGGCGGTATACCCGGCGGGCCCGCTGCCGATGATCAGCACTTTGATCGTCTCCTTGTTGGTTTCCATATCGTTTCGTGTTTTATTTTGTTTGTCTGTTTTGTCTGTCCGGGGAAGTCCGTGTGGCGTCGTTTCGGGGCGGGACAGCGGCGTCTGCCGTGCGGGCACGCCGTCGGAACCCCTGCCGCACCGCCTCCCTCCCCGCCGGGGGTCAGGTCCGGGCCTCGCGCTCGCCGAAGTCCGACTGTTGGCGCCCCAGGTAGTCGAACTCGGCCCAAAGCCCGCCCTTGCAGACGTAGACGTTGCTCTCGACCGGATCGTAGTCGACGATTTCGTAAACGGGCGGGATGACCCACGCTCCCCGGCGGTCGATCAGCCCCATGCCGGTTGCGGTCTTCACTTCGGCGCGGCCTTCGTGGAAACTGTCGGCCCATTCGAAGATGGAGGGGATCACCACGCGGTTCTCCGGGTCGACGTAACCCCATCCGGAGTCATCCTCGACGCAGGCCAGCCCCTCGCTGATCGGGTGTACCCAGCGGTGTCCGGTGAGTTTCAGCAGCGGGTTGTACGCTCTGCCGACGTCCGAAACCACCATCGGTCCGGACTCCCGGAGAATCCACTCCCGCAGGGCCTCGAATGCCGGATCGTCGATTTCGGGATGCCCGAAGCGGGCGTCGTGGTAGCGCAGCGGGATGAAGCGGTCGCCCACCCAGCGCAGGTTTGTCTCCCGGAGGTTGCCGTGTGCAAAATCCAGGCCGCGGAGCGCCTCGCGAAGCGTGTCGAGGGCGGAAAGAAGCCGTTCGGTCGACTCCCGGCAGAGAGCCTCCCGGAAGGAGAGCCCTTCGGGCAGGTGCTGCAGGACCAGATCGCAGCGCAGCTCCGCACCCGTCGGGGTGCACCACCGCATTTCGCCCGGCAGGATCCGGTAGGGTGTGAGCCATTCGGTGTTGAGGCGTCCGATCCGCGAGGCGACCCGTTCCACCGTGTGGATGGCCGACGACGAGAGGGGCAGCGACAACAGCCAGTGCTGTCCCTGCCATTCGATTTCGGCCTCGGCGAAGCGCGTCGTGCGCATCAGTTGCGGCAATCCCTCCGGGCCGGTGACGGCCCGGGCATCGGCCAGTTCTCCGAAGGCGAGGTCGGGCGTCAGCAGCGCCCGGGTGAAAGTCTGGATTGTAGGTGTCATGGCGGTCGTTATTCGGTCTTGACACTGATCGAGCCGATGTTGAGCATGGCGATGAGTTGTTCGGCCGAGGTGTTGTAACTCATGCCGCGGAACGGTGGCAGCGCCCCGGGGCCTTTGGCTTCGCGGATTGCCTCGTTGAAGACTTCGGGCATCGGACTCGAACAGTCGTAGAGCACCCCGGCATAGCGGTTGGAGTAGGCGGCCTCCTCCTCTGTGGGGAAGAAGACGGCGTGCTGCGACTCGTCGGGGGCGATGTGGATGTTGATCAGCAGCACGTGGCCGTCGCACGTGCGCAGGCTTCGGATCCGTTCGCAGATGGTGCGCAGCTCCTCCTCGTCGCAATCCGTGGCCTCGCCATCGGTGATGTTGAACACCGTGGGCGGGAAACTCTCGGCATGGGCCGGGTTGCGGCACCACGCCTCAGCGATTTCATACGCATGGTCCAGCGCCTGGTACATCGGCGTCTGTCCCGCGGCTTCGGCGGCAATCCAGTCCGGAACGGGGAGTTCGCGCAGCGACGTGCTTCCGTCCGGCATCCGGTATTCGACCAGTTCGCGCTTCATGGGGATCTCCCCGGCGGCGAGCTCCGCCACGGAGAGCATCTCCCGACCTTCGGGAAGCAGCGAATAGACCTCGTTGTCGCCCGAATAGGTCAGGACCGAAATGTCGTAGTAGTCGCGAACCCCGTCGCTGCGGCGTGCCCGCTCGACCAGTTCGAACAACATGCCGTTGGTGATCGAGGCCACGGCTTCGGCCTTGGTCATCCGCTTCCCGTGGAAGAGGATCTCCTCGTTCATCGAGCCCGAACCGTCGATCAGCAGGATGAAGGCCGTGCGGTGCGTTCGCGTGATGCTTTGGGTATACATGGTTTCTTCGGCGTACTATTTCAGACCCCGGACCGCATAGTAATCCTTGCGGCGGTCCTCCTCGTTGTTGCAGTCGAGGCCGTAGCTGACGGCCATGTCGAGCGAGCAGTCGCGTTCACGGTCGGCATCCGTGGTGCTCCGCATCGCGGCATGGGCATTGCGTCCGGCGGCGATGGCGTCGTTCAACTCCTCGGTCGTCGGCGTATGGCCCAGCATCGAGGCGTAGACCCCGAGCGCCCAGCTGTGGGCATAGTCGTCGTAGTGGACCTCGAAGACCCGGAAGCGGTTGTCGATGGCCGCCATGTCGGTGAGTTCTCCGCGGTCCACGGCGTCGAGGATCTCCCCGACGGCCCGCCGCGTGATGTACTGCCCGGCCAGGTCGAGCCAGCGTCCCGAACCGTCGTAGTGCGGGTCCGACTCCCCGCGGTCGAGCATCGCCCCGAGGGCCGCCACGATCGCCTTGTTGTAGAGTTTCAGCCCGCGCTGCAGCGACGAGGCCCTGATCAGCGTCTTGTTGTAGGTATAGACCGCCGCATCGGGGTCCTGCTCCTGGAGCGTGTGGAGGATGTTCACGGCGTCGAGCATCGCGCCCGTGACGTAGGGGTTGTACTCCGCGAAGTCGATGACGTCGCGTTTGACCTTGCGGCGGTCCCGGGCCGGCCACTTCTCGATGTCGCGCACGGCTCCGTAACTCGTCAGGTTGGAGCCCGGCATAAGGTGGCTCCGACCCTCCTTCTCGATCAGGTAGGAGTAGGGGAAGGCCGAAGTGTCATGGTGGTAGGAGTGGTGCCCCATGACCATCGTGAAGGCCCCTTCGAGGGCCGGGGACATGATGTAGGCGCTCGATGCGAACTTGCAGCCCCGCAGGTGGACCGACTGGTGTACGGCGCCGCTCTTGAAGAGGTGGTTGCTCTGGTTCGAGCCGCTCCCGGCGTTGAAGAACGAGAACATGCCCGCGATGAGCAGCGACGACTTGTGGTGCGAAACGGTGTAGGGCCCGGCGAAGATCGAGGCTGCCTCGCCGTTCTCGCAGTGGGAGTTGGCGAAGAAGAGCGATTCGGCGGCCGTGAAGCCCTTGTCCAACCGGCAGCTCTCGCCCACGAAACAGCGTTCGACGGTCGAGCCGTTGGCGATCAGCGCCCCTTCGGCGGCGATGAAGTCGTAGGCCTTGACGTCCACGCCGATGAAGGCGCCGTCGCAGAGCGTGGCGTTCTCCAGGATCGAGGCGCCGTCGACCTGCACGTCGTTGCCGATGCGGACCTCGCGGATGAAGCGGGCACCGACGATCCGGCAGTTGCGGCCCACCTCTCCGATCTCCGCCGAGCGGCTTTCGGCATAGGCGTCGATCAGGCGCTCCAGGGCGGCGATGGTTTGCGGGCGGTGGCGGTAGACGGCCATGACGTAGGCCACCTGGGCCGACATCGTGTCGAAAATCTTCACCGTGCGGCCGCCGCATTCGTTCATCGTGGCCACGCCGACGCCGTTTCCGAATGCCGAGCGGCGGCGGCATTCGAGAGCCGTGACGCCTGTGATGAGCGAACCCTCGCCGATGCGGTAGTTGCGGACGCGCGAGCGGATCACGCGGGCTCCGGAGGTGATTTCGACAATCCCCTCGAAGTGGTTCTGAAGGAGCTGATGCGGCTGGAAGTCCTCCGCAACCCGAATTTGTGCCCAATCCTCGGCCGTATTGCCGAGGGATTCGAGGGTGGAGATTTCCGCCTGTGTCAGCGTTCTGAGTGAAGTCATAGTTCGTGGTTTCTGTGCCCTGTCGTTGCTGCGGACCTTTTGCCGCGGTGCGGTGACTGGGCCATGATCCCGCAAATATAACGATTTGATGTCAAATGTCAAATTCCCGGCCCTCGGGATCGATCTCCCTGCGGATTCCGCCGCGGACGATGCGCGCCCGGCCGTTGCGGAACGGCTTGACCGATTCGCAGCCGGGACAACTGAGCCGGGTATTCCCTTCGGGGTCGATGAAGTGCCATGTGCGGCCCAGCAGCACGGCGCCCAAACCCTCCGTGAAGTCAAAACCGTTGTCGTAGAGCGGCGGGATGACCACCTCCCGGGCGGTGCGGTAACCCCAGCGTCCCTGCTCGACGAAAAGCTCCGGCATCTCCGTCTTCGTTGCCTCTGCTGCCGTTGCCTTCGCCTCCGTCGCTGCTCTCCCGGCAGGTTGTGCCGCAGTTTTTGCGGTCGGGGCTGCCGCTTCCCGTTCTTTTTTCTCCGCCCGGCCGGCCCTCCGGACCGCTTCGGACAGCAGCGCGGGAAGCCCGAAGAGTTCCGGGCGCGGGGCGTAGAGCAGTTGCGCGATGCGGTATTCCACGGCCATTCCCAACTCCTCGAACCGGCTCAGGCTCTCCTGCAGGGCCCGGTCCGCGGCGATCTTTCGCGGATCGTAGAGCAGCGTGTCCGGATCCCCGTAGCGCTCCCAAAGCTCCGGGGCAACCGACAGGGCGTGCAGCGCCGTGGAGATCAGCGCCGCAGGGTAGTCGTCGATCCGCGCGTTGAAATCCTCCGCCGTGCGTCCCGGATGCTGGTAGGCTGCCGTCCCCAGTTCGGGGCTCCGTTCGCCCGCAAAGCAGGGAAGGTAGGCGGCATCGAAATCGATCGGGTGGAGCGATCCGGTACGGTCGACCAGGATGTTTTCGGGTTTCAGATCGCCGTGCGCCCGGTCGTCGGCAACCAGGACGGCCGCCAGACGGTCGAATGCCCTGGAGAGGAACGTCAGCCGCTGCGTGTCGCGGTCCGTGGCGGCCCGGGCGATTGCATCGTACAGGTTCTCGCCCTCGATCCACTCCCCGATGACGACATCCACCCAGACGCCCTCCTCCGGCGAGGTGTAGAGGAAAAGCTCCTTTTCGAGCAGCCGTTCGCCGTAGATCTCCCGCAGGTGGCGCTGCGGCCGGAAGTAGCCGCGCAGCGAACGGATCCGACCCTCGTGGCGGATGCGGAAGACTGCGGCGGAGTTCCCGACGCTGAAGCACATCCGTCCCGCCGCATCGCGGCATACCTCCACCTCGCCCAGCGTGCGTGTCAGCCCGCAGGGGTCGGAGAGGGTCGTCAGGTATTGGCGGAGGGAAAACATGGATGGGGGCTTACATGGTGGTTGTTCGGGTGGAAAAGGGCGGGATGCGTTCGGCCCCCCCCCTCCTCCGAAAGGCAAAAAACCGGATTTTCAATCCGGTTTTTTGCCTTTCGGAACGAATCCGTATGGATTAGTGGCAGTGGCAATGGCCCTCGTGGTCGTCGCAGCAACCGTCGCCGCAACCATCCCCGCAACTGTGGTCGCCGCCGCACGAACCGCACGAGCAGTGGCCCTGCAGATCCTCGGGCGTGACGTCGCGCACCGTGACCACCTCGACCTCGAAGTTCAGGGTCTTGCCCGCCATCGGGTGATTGAAGTCCATCTTGACGTGCTCGTCGCCGACCTTCTTGACCGTACCCATCATGCGGTTGCCCTGGGCGTCGCTCATCGGTACCTGGCTCCCTTCGAAGAGGATGTCTTCGGCCAGCTTGCCGTCGACCATGAAGATATTCTTCGGCAGGTCGACGATCGCTTCGGCGATCACCTCGCCGTAACCGTCCTTGGGCTCCAGCGTGAAGGCTACCTTGTCGCCGGGCTCCTTGCCGAGAATCGCCTCCTCGAATTTCGGAAGCAGCATTCCCGTGCCGAAGATGAACTCCAGCGGCTGTCCCGGACGCGACTGGTCTGCGATCTGTCCGTCGACGGTGAGCTTGTAGTCCACGCCGACCATTTTGTTCTGTTCTACTTTCATATCCTTGTCTTTGAGTGTTTGTTGCTCTTGGGTTTGCAGCGCCCAAAGGTACGCACTTCGGCGCGAGTTGCCAAATTCTCGGGCAAGTTTTTCTTGGGACAAGCGCCTGAAAACATCGTGCCGAAATGCACGGAAAAGGGCGACGAATCGTTTCGTCGCCCTTTTCGTGAGTTGGGATTCTGCGAAAAGACTGCCGGAGCCTCGCGGGAAAGGCTATCGGAGCAGCTGCCGAAGCCCCGCGAAAAAAGACCGCCGGAGTTGGTCCGAAGTCCCGTTCCGTGCC from uncultured Alistipes sp. carries:
- a CDS encoding peptidylprolyl isomerase, which encodes MKVEQNKMVGVDYKLTVDGQIADQSRPGQPLEFIFGTGMLLPKFEEAILGKEPGDKVAFTLEPKDGYGEVIAEAIVDLPKNIFMVDGKLAEDILFEGSQVPMSDAQGNRMMGTVKKVGDEHVKMDFNHPMAGKTLNFEVEVVTVRDVTPEDLQGHCSCGSCGGDHSCGDGCGDGCCDDHEGHCHCH
- a CDS encoding WG repeat-containing protein, with protein sequence MFSLRQYLTTLSDPCGLTRTLGEVEVCRDAAGRMCFSVGNSAAVFRIRHEGRIRSLRGYFRPQRHLREIYGERLLEKELFLYTSPEEGVWVDVVIGEWIEGENLYDAIARAATDRDTQRLTFLSRAFDRLAAVLVADDRAHGDLKPENILVDRTGSLHPIDFDAAYLPCFAGERSPELGTAAYQHPGRTAEDFNARIDDYPAALISTALHALSVAPELWERYGDPDTLLYDPRKIAADRALQESLSRFEELGMAVEYRIAQLLYAPRPELFGLPALLSEAVRRAGRAEKKEREAAAPTAKTAAQPAGRAATEAKATAAEATKTEMPELFVEQGRWGYRTAREVVIPPLYDNGFDFTEGLGAVLLGRTWHFIDPEGNTRLSCPGCESVKPFRNGRARIVRGGIRREIDPEGREFDI